From Endozoicomonas sp. 8E, the proteins below share one genomic window:
- the brxL gene encoding BREX system Lon protease-like protein BrxL, which yields MDNTDKKINTLFDGKVVRKDLVHRIKKGTNVPTFVLEFLLARYCASDDEAEIQAGMEAVLDTLNDNYVRPNEANKAQSKVATKGKYRFIDKVHVNYVEKNRRHWAALENFDSRKVAISEKFYRDNDRLLQGGLWAEVTIAYNDIEDDDYAFYIEDFRPIQLSRFNFDQYCEGRQACSRDEWMSFILRSVGLEPGKLSHRVKMHFIARLLPLVEPNFNFIELGPRGTGKSYFFSEFSPYSTLISGGQATKATLFYNNQRKKIGLVGFWDTVAFDEVGGIKVKDHDTIQIMKDFMANGRFSRGVEVIADASMAFVGNLDLSVDQIVNSEVFDLFQPLPKEFDLAVMDRFACYLPGWEMPKNSSEFLTDNYGFITDYLAEAFHYQLKHTNRYEDVSKRIRLGKAVEGRDEKGIKKTVAAFLKILHPSGSPSDEEFEEYVAYAVEARRRVKEQMNKRKSDDEFAKINLSYINANGQEIIVYCPESRLAPATQDPVRRDIHGDDETVVIETPVAEIPDKGSVFDDVLNKTSVTTENVNAEPEAQLQEQHFTIHYGATGYSYESIISPYLEGAKSIEIEDPYIRLTHQIQNFVRFCEAVIKTSTIKKIRLITSYDDDTDVKDMSDKLGELKQSLLEMDIELDLKVNEHMHDREIRIDNGWIIKIGRGLDFFQKPDSWFSVGTNDLVLRKCLETKIDIFKNR from the coding sequence ATGGATAACACAGATAAAAAGATTAATACGCTGTTTGATGGCAAGGTGGTTCGGAAAGACTTGGTCCATCGCATTAAAAAAGGCACTAATGTCCCGACCTTTGTGCTGGAGTTTTTGCTGGCGCGCTACTGCGCCAGCGATGATGAAGCGGAAATTCAGGCTGGTATGGAAGCGGTGCTGGATACTCTTAACGACAACTACGTGCGTCCTAACGAAGCCAACAAGGCACAGTCCAAAGTGGCCACCAAAGGCAAGTACCGGTTTATCGACAAGGTGCACGTTAACTATGTCGAGAAGAACCGCCGCCACTGGGCAGCACTGGAAAACTTTGACTCTCGCAAAGTCGCCATCAGTGAAAAGTTTTACCGTGACAATGACCGGCTTTTACAGGGTGGGCTGTGGGCAGAGGTGACCATCGCCTATAACGACATTGAAGACGATGATTACGCTTTTTACATTGAAGATTTTCGGCCCATTCAGTTAAGCCGATTTAATTTTGATCAGTACTGCGAAGGACGCCAGGCCTGCTCCCGGGATGAATGGATGAGCTTTATTCTCCGCTCTGTGGGCCTGGAGCCGGGCAAACTTTCCCATCGGGTAAAAATGCACTTTATTGCCCGTTTGCTGCCCTTGGTGGAACCCAATTTTAATTTTATTGAACTGGGGCCACGGGGCACCGGTAAGTCCTACTTCTTCAGTGAGTTCTCACCCTATTCAACGCTCATCAGCGGTGGCCAGGCAACCAAAGCGACGCTGTTCTATAACAACCAGCGCAAGAAAATCGGTCTGGTGGGCTTCTGGGATACCGTGGCCTTTGATGAGGTGGGTGGCATCAAGGTTAAAGACCATGACACTATCCAGATAATGAAGGACTTTATGGCCAATGGCCGATTCTCTCGGGGCGTTGAGGTGATTGCCGATGCCTCCATGGCGTTTGTGGGTAACCTGGATTTATCGGTGGACCAGATTGTTAACTCCGAGGTTTTTGACCTGTTCCAGCCCCTCCCCAAAGAGTTTGACCTGGCGGTCATGGATCGTTTTGCCTGTTACCTACCCGGCTGGGAAATGCCTAAGAATAGCAGTGAGTTCTTAACCGATAATTATGGGTTTATTACCGATTATCTGGCGGAAGCCTTTCACTATCAGCTGAAGCATACCAACCGCTATGAAGATGTCAGCAAGCGTATTCGCCTTGGCAAAGCGGTGGAAGGGCGAGATGAAAAAGGCATCAAGAAAACCGTTGCGGCCTTCTTGAAAATCCTTCATCCCAGTGGTTCACCTTCTGATGAAGAATTTGAAGAATATGTCGCTTATGCGGTTGAAGCTCGGCGTCGTGTAAAGGAGCAGATGAACAAACGCAAATCCGACGATGAATTTGCCAAGATCAATCTCTCTTATATTAACGCTAATGGTCAGGAAATCATTGTTTACTGTCCAGAGTCAAGGCTGGCACCGGCCACCCAAGACCCTGTTCGCCGGGATATTCATGGTGATGATGAAACGGTTGTTATTGAAACTCCAGTAGCGGAGATTCCCGACAAGGGTTCGGTATTCGATGATGTACTCAACAAGACTTCTGTCACAACTGAGAACGTAAATGCCGAGCCTGAAGCTCAGCTTCAGGAGCAGCATTTTACCATTCACTATGGCGCAACTGGTTACAGCTATGAGTCGATTATCAGCCCCTATCTTGAGGGGGCTAAATCCATTGAGATTGAAGACCCATATATCCGCCTGACTCACCAGATACAGAATTTTGTCCGTTTCTGTGAAGCCGTTATCAAGACATCGACCATCAAAAAAATCCGGCTGATCACCAGTTACGATGATGATACCGATGTTAAGGATATGTCAGACAAGCTGGGAGAGCTGAAACAGAGCCTTCTGGAAATGGATATTGAGCTTGATTTGAAAGTGAATGAGCATATGCATGACCGGGAAATTCGTATCGACAATGGCTGGATTATCAAGATTGGACGGGGGCTGGATTTCTTCCAGAAGCCTGATAGCTGGTTCAGTGTTGGAACCAATGATTTGGTGTTAAGAAAGTGTCTTGAAACCAAAATTGATATTTTTAAAAATAGATAA
- a CDS encoding PglZ domain-containing protein, with translation MTIQEYIQTQVFAPRLGKDENNHILVVYDPDQRYRQICLDMASESLQVVDATESSIVSRAQGISSLAALGHNTIEQLLIYVPATVPTEEEQKQKDPFALYGACGAVFPGGDGDSFFNICLVAKSEFATQVRAVFEQNKNPDFNVINAIGGGVNWPTLKATLKVESTRDILFSLLVPSDTQMVALNSTEGWVSESRELLKTSIGLTLKTRAKSWSAIADELWRFVLFSEFVFDLPQDLPPPLTNVPSAEEAAKPLIADICERLRSDRRTQPTYIERAEAVEAELELSNHCQGISDLGERDTFPFEERTFLHQAMDALQRDDTDTVRRILSHHVQSVWIGKGESQAQWDLLRSALALVEACQDNERILPDHAQSMDSLVNYYITQFREVDRLHREFEQAVSDYDWQDAHGLMHPLQLQVRQQYGRLIVSLQTLFTRHLSQSGWPFPGRLANTEVFDKLVAPKLSQSGHKVAYLMVDALRYELGVALEQQLTEDGKVELTPALAQLPSITLVGMASLLPDASTGLTINNIDNKLLPAINGQKVKNVNQRMDLIRKRYGHRFQEGRLEEFVRNRLKLEAGTELLVLRSVEIDGHFEHHPDTAPNEIINALKRIRVAIHKLKDAGFNEVVIATDHGFFMNTHAQAGDTIGKPSGDWLTIHERCLLGDGSVDSNHYELSTEKVGIRSNMAKLAGPRTMASYRSGMLYYHGGASLQECVVPVITVKLEASKQTAIEQAKVVLNYKNGAKRITTRMPVLEIAVETDDMFSTGSDFEILLEAQDKNGNVVGEAKPGGEVNPATGTITLKPGNKVPITVKMQVEFEGKFKIKALNPSTMATYCQLDLETDYTV, from the coding sequence ATGACCATTCAAGAATATATACAAACTCAGGTGTTTGCCCCCCGCCTTGGCAAAGACGAGAACAACCACATTCTGGTGGTTTATGACCCGGACCAGCGTTACCGCCAGATTTGTCTGGATATGGCCAGTGAATCGCTACAAGTGGTGGATGCCACCGAGTCCAGTATTGTCTCCCGGGCACAAGGGATCAGCTCACTGGCGGCATTAGGCCACAACACCATTGAACAACTTCTGATCTACGTGCCTGCCACCGTGCCTACCGAAGAGGAACAGAAGCAGAAAGATCCCTTTGCTCTGTACGGTGCCTGCGGTGCAGTTTTCCCCGGTGGTGATGGCGACAGCTTTTTCAATATCTGCCTGGTGGCTAAATCGGAGTTTGCTACCCAGGTCAGGGCGGTGTTTGAGCAAAATAAAAACCCGGATTTTAATGTGATCAATGCCATTGGTGGCGGGGTAAACTGGCCGACGCTGAAAGCTACGCTGAAAGTGGAATCCACCCGTGACATTCTGTTCAGCCTGCTAGTACCCAGCGATACGCAGATGGTGGCACTGAATAGCACTGAAGGCTGGGTCAGTGAGAGTAGGGAGCTGCTGAAAACGAGTATCGGTTTGACTCTGAAAACCCGTGCTAAAAGCTGGTCGGCCATTGCCGATGAGTTATGGCGCTTTGTGCTATTCAGTGAATTTGTGTTTGATCTGCCACAAGACCTTCCCCCGCCCCTGACCAATGTACCTTCAGCTGAAGAAGCCGCCAAACCGCTGATTGCGGATATTTGCGAACGGCTGCGCAGTGACCGGCGCACACAGCCCACCTACATTGAACGGGCGGAGGCAGTGGAAGCAGAGCTGGAGCTGTCAAACCATTGTCAGGGTATTTCTGACTTGGGCGAGCGGGATACGTTTCCCTTTGAGGAGCGGACATTTTTACACCAGGCCATGGACGCCCTGCAACGAGATGATACGGATACTGTTCGTCGTATTTTATCCCACCATGTGCAGTCCGTGTGGATTGGTAAAGGGGAGAGCCAGGCGCAATGGGATCTGCTGCGTTCAGCACTGGCCCTGGTGGAAGCGTGCCAGGACAATGAGCGGATATTGCCCGACCATGCCCAGTCCATGGACTCGCTGGTCAATTATTACATCACCCAGTTCCGGGAAGTTGACCGCCTGCACCGGGAGTTTGAGCAGGCAGTCAGTGATTATGACTGGCAAGATGCCCACGGGCTTATGCACCCGTTGCAGCTGCAGGTGCGTCAGCAATACGGCCGTTTGATCGTCAGTTTGCAAACGCTGTTCACCAGGCATCTCAGCCAATCCGGCTGGCCATTCCCTGGTAGACTGGCCAATACCGAGGTATTTGATAAGCTGGTTGCCCCCAAACTGAGCCAGAGCGGCCATAAAGTCGCCTATCTGATGGTGGATGCCCTCCGCTATGAGCTGGGCGTTGCCCTTGAACAGCAGCTGACGGAAGACGGCAAGGTTGAATTGACCCCGGCACTGGCCCAGCTGCCCAGCATCACCTTAGTGGGTATGGCCAGCCTGCTCCCCGATGCCAGTACCGGACTGACCATCAATAATATCGATAACAAGCTGTTACCCGCTATTAATGGCCAGAAAGTAAAAAACGTTAATCAGCGCATGGACCTTATTCGCAAACGTTATGGACATCGCTTCCAGGAAGGTCGGCTCGAAGAATTTGTCCGCAACCGCCTTAAGCTGGAAGCGGGCACTGAACTGCTGGTACTGCGCAGTGTCGAAATTGATGGGCATTTTGAACACCATCCGGACACCGCACCCAATGAAATCATCAATGCACTGAAACGTATTCGGGTGGCTATCCACAAGCTGAAAGATGCCGGTTTTAACGAGGTGGTCATTGCCACTGACCACGGCTTCTTTATGAATACCCATGCCCAGGCCGGAGACACTATTGGTAAACCCAGTGGTGACTGGCTAACCATCCATGAACGTTGCCTGCTGGGTGATGGGTCGGTTGATAGCAACCACTACGAGCTATCCACCGAGAAAGTCGGCATCCGTAGCAATATGGCCAAACTGGCCGGGCCAAGAACCATGGCGTCTTATCGCTCGGGAATGCTCTATTATCATGGTGGTGCCTCTTTGCAGGAGTGTGTGGTTCCGGTGATTACCGTCAAACTGGAGGCATCGAAGCAGACCGCTATTGAGCAGGCTAAAGTGGTGCTGAACTATAAGAATGGTGCCAAACGGATTACCACGCGGATGCCAGTGCTGGAAATAGCGGTAGAAACGGATGATATGTTCTCCACCGGCAGTGATTTTGAGATCTTGCTGGAAGCCCAGGATAAAAATGGCAATGTTGTCGGTGAAGCCAAACCCGGCGGTGAGGTCAATCCTGCCACCGGTACCATCACATTAAAGCCCGGGAATAAAGTGCCAATCACTGTAAAAATGCAGGTGGAATTCGAGGGCAAGTTTAAAATAAAGGCACTAAATCCTTCCACCATGGCGACTTATTGCCAGTTGGATTTAGAGACTGACTACACGGTATAA
- a CDS encoding DUF4276 family protein: MLEKLIVFVEEISMEAALEKLLPKILGDVEFQIIQFQCKDDLLKQLPSRLRGYSAWLPAEHAIMVLVDRDRDDCLQLKQQLEQMAIEAGLVTKTQGAERFQVVNRVVIEELESWFFGDWSAVRQAYPRVPENIPRRAKYRNPDEITGGTWEALEREMKKAGYFSTGINKLQCAREIGQYMNPAHNNSPSFNAFVAAINTALAWN, translated from the coding sequence ATGTTGGAGAAACTCATTGTCTTTGTTGAAGAGATCTCCATGGAAGCGGCTCTGGAGAAGTTGTTGCCAAAAATACTGGGGGATGTTGAGTTTCAGATCATTCAATTTCAGTGCAAGGATGACCTGCTGAAACAATTACCCAGTCGTTTAAGGGGCTATAGCGCCTGGCTACCCGCCGAACATGCGATTATGGTATTGGTGGATCGTGACCGGGATGACTGCCTGCAGCTGAAACAACAGCTTGAGCAGATGGCCATTGAAGCTGGTTTGGTGACCAAAACTCAAGGTGCTGAACGATTTCAGGTGGTTAACCGTGTGGTGATTGAAGAGCTGGAGTCCTGGTTCTTTGGCGACTGGTCTGCCGTTCGCCAAGCTTATCCCAGGGTTCCGGAAAATATTCCCCGCAGAGCCAAGTACCGAAACCCGGATGAAATTACCGGTGGCACCTGGGAAGCCCTGGAACGTGAGATGAAAAAAGCGGGTTACTTCTCAACCGGCATTAACAAGCTCCAATGCGCCCGGGAGATTGGCCAGTATATGAACCCTGCACACAATAACTCCCCCAGTTTTAACGCCTTTGTCGCTGCCATTAACACCGCATTAGCCTGGAATTAA
- a CDS encoding AAA family ATPase, whose translation MAKQPKKRPGIPKIESIKVENYRALRKIELKNLTPLTVLLGPNGSGKSTIFDVFNFLSECFQFGLRHAWDRRGRGKELKSRGASGPILFELKYREKPGTPIITYHLAIDEGSRGPEVVEEWLQWRRGAKGKPFRFLEFSRGKGRAASGETPDEDDDRPETNLRSSDLIAVNTLGQLSEHPRIAALREFITDWYVSYLSIDQTRNQPEAGPQERLSKGGENLPNVIQYLKEQHPERLEAIFANLRQRIPRLEKVAADPMPDGRLLLQIKDAPFDQPVLSKFASDGTMKMLAYLTVLHDPEPPRFIGIEEPENFLHPRLLPELAEECRSAAQNSQLLITSHSPFLLNAMRAEEVRILYRDEQGFTQAVRASDIQGVKELLNAGASLGYLWMEGHFGIGDPLVNFGAPKPNSKAGK comes from the coding sequence ATGGCAAAACAACCAAAAAAACGACCCGGTATACCCAAAATAGAATCCATCAAAGTTGAAAACTACCGGGCTCTGCGTAAGATCGAACTTAAGAACCTTACCCCCCTAACGGTGCTGCTGGGCCCCAATGGCAGCGGCAAGTCCACCATTTTTGATGTATTTAACTTTCTGTCGGAGTGTTTTCAGTTTGGCCTGCGCCACGCCTGGGACCGCCGGGGCCGGGGCAAGGAGCTGAAAAGCCGTGGCGCCTCCGGCCCCATCCTGTTTGAACTGAAATATCGGGAGAAGCCTGGCACCCCCATTATCACCTACCATCTAGCCATTGATGAGGGCAGCAGAGGCCCGGAAGTGGTGGAGGAGTGGCTACAGTGGCGACGGGGCGCTAAAGGTAAGCCTTTCCGCTTTCTGGAGTTCAGCCGGGGCAAGGGTCGTGCTGCCAGTGGCGAAACCCCCGATGAAGATGATGATCGGCCAGAAACCAACCTGCGCTCTTCGGACCTGATTGCCGTCAACACCCTGGGGCAGCTTTCGGAACATCCGCGTATTGCCGCCCTGCGGGAGTTTATTACCGACTGGTATGTCTCCTATCTCTCCATTGACCAAACCCGCAATCAACCGGAAGCCGGCCCCCAGGAGCGTTTAAGCAAAGGCGGTGAAAACCTGCCCAACGTAATCCAGTACCTAAAAGAGCAACACCCGGAACGGCTGGAAGCTATTTTTGCCAACCTGCGCCAGCGCATTCCCCGGCTGGAAAAGGTTGCAGCAGACCCGATGCCCGATGGTCGTCTGCTATTACAGATAAAAGATGCACCTTTTGATCAACCGGTGCTGTCGAAATTTGCCTCCGATGGCACCATGAAAATGCTGGCTTACTTAACGGTGCTGCATGATCCGGAGCCACCCCGCTTTATCGGTATTGAAGAACCAGAAAACTTTTTACACCCTCGATTGCTGCCAGAACTTGCAGAAGAGTGCCGCAGTGCCGCACAAAATTCCCAGTTGCTGATTACCAGCCATTCACCGTTTCTGCTGAACGCCATGCGGGCCGAAGAGGTGCGCATTCTCTACCGGGATGAGCAGGGCTTTACCCAGGCAGTGCGCGCCAGTGATATTCAGGGCGTAAAAGAGCTGCTGAATGCGGGCGCTTCGTTGGGCTATTTATGGATGGAGGGTCACTTTGGGATTGGCGACCCACTGGTCAACTTTGGAGCGCCTAAACCCAACAGCAAAGCAGGGAAGTAA
- the pglX gene encoding BREX-1 system adenine-specific DNA-methyltransferase PglX codes for MSFDQSTRNRLQRFVSSARALLVEEFTRQLQANYGLDPGEGAVADMASLTHLDNRQRQTAHLLRETLAHYLVTTGTGDQQRTQQALGRIIREQAFTVLNRLAALRMAEARGFLLESVAKSYSSKGFQLYKPMAGTAHGETGDAYRNYLFSLFDEFSLDLAVLFDRHSAQGQLFPRESALLALLDEINHPDIEHLWAEDETIGWIYQYFNSQEERRQMRAESQSPRNSRELAVRNQFFTPRYVVEFLTDNTLGRIWYEMTQGNTALVDNCRYLVRRPTEIFLKPNEAAPESPEGETESLSQEELLQQPVYIPHRPLKDPRSIRMLDPACGSMHFGLYAFDLFERIYREAWQLEQQLGPDAFIREEGQDALQNTYANWEEFEQQIPKLIIEHNIHGVDIDPRAVQIAGLSLWQRAQRTWHQQGIKPQQRPAIVKSNIVCAEPMPGEKTLLQEFTEKLHPPVLGQLLEVIFDKMQLAGEAGTLLKIEEEMQTAIQEAREQWLKESGSNTMGDMFPSELDAATPQKKLGFDLRGIDNETFWDDAEQHILQALSDYADKAESSADQKRLFAEDTAKGFAFIELCRKRFDVVLMNPPFGEPAINTRKYLYKNYKFSTTDILIAFLERANEVSEITAALSNRTPFFLKTFQGWRDFHLFERDELYLFADLGDGVLDAMVEAAAYVMKNTKTGGSIFLDCRLHKEKASDLLGLVNFDFSHINRVFTHKCTNLSKLPGKPLAYWAELDCDIDYVELGNSWGELIRGPELFDLNQDMRCWWEVRPDDIGIKSKWNWYAKGGEFKRYSTDIHLVINHKKQQDGGAVFRRPGDSKFYFLPGLTYTQRTTSDISFRVLPEGCYTSPKGPAIIAASEDINYAMLAICNTKKIQNLVNLRVGASGAAARSYDLGIIRELKIPQPSPENLVVFSELGKKCVELVSKLDLYDESHINFKEKKYFIDRSLENSYTSYCDLHKSVLQDLNSTRKEIEKNLKGNEFDEKEWLFPISFAEFEYSTLSMIIGQLFGRWGGDTSRSEIDSHFSKVKLCSRNTTKPEIYEAGKLAEEINYWLDKNCPARQKDEENFSISNLLNALSNTGSFFSFHLQKYSKSRRQAPIYWPLQTPSSSYTLWIYYHRLDEQTLYTCVNDFVDPKLQQVEKDLNALQGKSPRSSQEEKELAKLTDLTSELRDFRDELLGLAKVWKPNLNDGVQITAAPLWKLFQHKAWQKKLKETWQKLEKGDYDWALLACSIWPERVLRKCHQDRSLAIAHDVEDHFWHEVEVPVKRGKKLTGDTKLEWQPKDLSDSALNELVKQLIAESD; via the coding sequence ATGTCTTTTGATCAAAGCACCCGCAACCGTCTGCAACGGTTTGTCAGCAGTGCCCGCGCGCTGCTGGTTGAGGAATTTACCCGACAGCTCCAGGCCAACTATGGCCTGGACCCCGGTGAAGGGGCGGTGGCCGATATGGCCAGCCTTACTCATCTGGATAACCGCCAACGGCAGACGGCCCATCTATTGCGGGAGACCCTTGCCCACTATTTAGTCACCACCGGCACAGGGGACCAGCAACGCACCCAACAGGCCCTTGGCCGAATCATACGAGAACAGGCGTTTACCGTATTGAACCGCCTGGCGGCACTGCGGATGGCAGAGGCCCGGGGTTTTCTGCTGGAATCGGTAGCCAAGAGTTATAGCTCCAAAGGTTTCCAGCTGTACAAACCAATGGCCGGCACGGCTCATGGGGAAACCGGTGATGCCTACCGCAATTACCTGTTCAGCCTGTTTGATGAATTCAGTCTGGATTTGGCGGTGCTGTTTGATCGCCATAGCGCCCAGGGGCAGCTCTTCCCACGGGAAAGTGCCCTGCTGGCCCTGCTGGATGAGATCAATCACCCCGATATTGAACACCTGTGGGCGGAAGATGAGACCATTGGCTGGATTTACCAGTACTTCAACTCCCAGGAAGAGCGGCGGCAAATGCGTGCGGAATCCCAGTCGCCCCGCAACAGCCGGGAGCTGGCGGTACGCAACCAGTTCTTTACGCCCCGCTATGTGGTGGAGTTTTTAACGGACAATACCCTGGGGCGTATCTGGTATGAAATGACTCAGGGCAATACCGCACTGGTAGATAACTGTCGTTATCTGGTGCGCCGCCCTACCGAGATTTTTCTAAAACCCAATGAAGCCGCGCCGGAAAGTCCTGAGGGTGAAACGGAGTCATTAAGCCAGGAGGAATTACTGCAGCAGCCAGTCTATATTCCGCACCGACCGTTAAAAGACCCACGTTCCATTCGTATGCTAGACCCGGCCTGCGGCTCCATGCACTTTGGCCTCTACGCCTTTGATCTGTTTGAACGAATCTATCGGGAAGCCTGGCAACTGGAACAGCAGCTGGGGCCCGATGCCTTTATTCGGGAAGAGGGTCAGGACGCCCTTCAAAACACGTATGCCAACTGGGAAGAATTTGAGCAACAGATTCCCAAACTGATAATTGAACACAATATTCATGGGGTGGATATCGACCCCCGAGCCGTGCAAATTGCCGGGTTGAGCTTGTGGCAACGGGCCCAGCGAACCTGGCATCAACAAGGTATTAAGCCTCAGCAACGACCCGCCATTGTTAAATCTAATATTGTCTGTGCTGAGCCCATGCCCGGTGAAAAAACGCTGCTGCAGGAGTTTACCGAGAAGCTGCACCCGCCAGTCCTGGGTCAACTGCTGGAAGTAATTTTCGATAAGATGCAGCTGGCCGGTGAAGCGGGCACCCTGCTGAAAATTGAAGAAGAGATGCAAACCGCCATTCAAGAAGCACGGGAGCAGTGGCTGAAAGAGAGCGGCAGCAATACCATGGGGGATATGTTCCCATCCGAGCTGGATGCGGCAACGCCTCAGAAGAAGCTGGGTTTTGATCTGCGCGGTATTGATAATGAAACCTTCTGGGATGATGCTGAACAGCATATTTTGCAGGCGTTAAGTGATTATGCAGATAAGGCAGAATCTTCTGCGGATCAGAAACGGTTGTTTGCGGAAGATACGGCTAAGGGGTTTGCTTTTATTGAGTTGTGTCGGAAGCGGTTTGATGTGGTTTTGATGAATCCGCCTTTTGGAGAACCTGCAATTAATACTAGGAAGTATCTCTATAAAAACTACAAATTTTCCACAACCGACATTCTAATAGCTTTCCTTGAAAGGGCAAATGAAGTCTCAGAGATTACAGCAGCACTTTCAAATCGTACTCCATTTTTCTTAAAAACATTTCAGGGCTGGCGTGACTTTCACCTTTTTGAGAGAGATGAACTTTATCTTTTTGCAGATTTAGGAGATGGTGTTCTTGATGCAATGGTTGAGGCAGCAGCTTATGTAATGAAAAATACAAAAACTGGAGGTTCAATATTTTTAGATTGTCGACTCCATAAGGAGAAAGCCTCTGATTTATTAGGTTTAGTTAATTTTGATTTTTCACACATAAATCGAGTATTTACACATAAATGCACTAATTTATCCAAACTCCCTGGTAAACCTTTGGCCTATTGGGCTGAACTTGATTGTGATATTGATTACGTAGAACTGGGTAATTCATGGGGAGAACTAATAAGAGGACCAGAATTATTTGACTTAAATCAGGATATGAGATGTTGGTGGGAGGTTAGACCTGATGATATTGGCATTAAAAGCAAGTGGAATTGGTACGCTAAAGGTGGTGAATTTAAAAGATATAGCACTGACATACACTTAGTTATAAATCATAAAAAACAACAGGATGGCGGCGCTGTATTCCGACGTCCAGGGGATTCAAAGTTTTATTTTTTACCAGGTCTGACATATACACAAAGAACTACGAGCGACATCAGCTTTAGAGTGTTACCTGAAGGGTGTTATACCTCGCCGAAAGGTCCTGCAATAATAGCAGCATCAGAGGATATAAATTATGCAATGCTTGCTATTTGCAATACTAAAAAAATCCAAAATTTAGTCAATTTACGGGTCGGGGCTTCAGGAGCAGCTGCAAGAAGTTATGATCTTGGAATAATCCGTGAGCTAAAGATTCCACAGCCATCACCTGAAAATCTAGTAGTTTTTTCTGAACTTGGAAAAAAGTGTGTCGAACTTGTTAGCAAATTAGATTTATACGACGAATCTCATATAAATTTCAAAGAAAAAAAATACTTTATTGATAGAAGCCTAGAAAACTCATATACATCATACTGTGATCTTCACAAATCTGTATTGCAAGATTTGAATTCAACGAGAAAGGAAATTGAAAAGAATTTAAAAGGAAATGAGTTTGATGAGAAGGAATGGTTATTTCCGATTTCATTTGCGGAGTTTGAATATTCCACGCTTTCGATGATTATTGGTCAACTATTTGGAAGATGGGGAGGTGACACTTCCAGAAGTGAAATTGATTCTCATTTTTCTAAAGTAAAGCTTTGTAGCAGAAATACCACCAAGCCTGAAATTTACGAAGCGGGTAAGTTGGCAGAAGAAATAAATTACTGGCTGGATAAGAATTGCCCTGCACGACAAAAAGATGAAGAAAATTTTTCTATTTCTAATCTTTTAAATGCTCTCAGCAACACTGGTAGTTTTTTCTCCTTCCATTTGCAAAAATATTCCAAAAGTCGACGCCAAGCCCCGATCTATTGGCCACTACAAACCCCATCCAGCTCTTACACACTCTGGATCTACTATCACCGCCTAGACGAACAAACCCTCTACACCTGCGTCAATGATTTTGTTGACCCGAAACTTCAGCAAGTAGAGAAAGATCTGAATGCCCTGCAAGGCAAATCCCCCCGAAGCAGCCAAGAAGAAAAAGAACTGGCCAAACTGACCGATCTGACCAGTGAACTCCGGGACTTCCGCGATGAACTGCTAGGCCTGGCCAAAGTCTGGAAACCCAATCTAAACGACGGCGTACAGATTACCGCAGCCCCACTGTGGAAACTGTTCCAGCACAAAGCCTGGCAGAAAAAGCTGAAAGAGACCTGGCAAAAACTGGAAAAAGGCGACTACGATTGGGCTCTCCTAGCCTGCAGTATCTGGCCAGAGCGAGTATTGCGCAAATGCCATCAGGATCGCAGCCTGGCGATTGCCCACGATGTGGAAGACCATTTCTGGCATGAAGTGGAAGTACCGGTTAAGCGCGGTAAAAAACTCACTGGAGACACCAAGCTGGAATGGCAACCAAAAGACCTAAGCGATAGTGCCTTAAACGAACTGGTGAAACAGTTGATCGCCGAAAGCGACTGA